The Streptomyces sp. NBC_00569 genomic sequence AGGTGTCGCGCTGCCAGCCCTCGACCCGGCGGTAGCGCCAGAAGAAGACACCGCAGCGCTGCTCGTCGACCGGGCAGACCATGCCGACGATCCCGAACGGGCCGCCGGGACCGGCCGACGGCGGGTACGGGATCGACAGGTCGACCCAGTCGATGCCGGTCTGGCACAGCTCGACCCAGTCGAAGTTGACGCCCCGCTGGTCGGTCTTCTCGAAGAAGTAGCCCCGGTCCGTCTCGCGGATGCGGAACTTGGCCGTCGTGTCACCGTCGTACATGGTGTGCGAGTCGTGGTGCAGGAAGGCGCCGTGCATCGGGTCGAGAAGGTTCTCGACGGCGTAGCGCCACGGCACCTCCCACTCCGCGTAGCACAGGATCGCGTCCGTGCCGGCGTCGGTGAGCGGCTCGGGGAGCGTCAACTCGACGGGCTCCGGGTGCTGTTCGTCACCGAAGTACGCGAGGATCGCGCCGCCGACCTCGCGCACGGGCAGCGACCTGACGAGCTTCTTGCCCTCCAGGTTGCAGCCGGGCAGGCCGGGCACCGAGGAGACGGTGCCGTCGCCCTCGACCTCGACGCCGTGGTACCAGCACGCCACCCGGTCGCCGAGGTGCTTGCCGAGCGACAGGGGCGCGCCGCGGTGCGGGCAGCGGTCCGCGAGCATGGACAGCGTGCCGTCGGAACGGCGGAACAGGAGCCACTGCTCGTCGAGCGCGGTCACCTTGCGCATGGCGCCGGGCGCGACGAACGAGGACGGTACGACGGGGTGCCACTGGTTGCGCAGGCCCGTCGCGTAGATGTGGTCGGCGGTCATCGGGGTCACGCTCCCAGTCGGTGCATCTCGGCGCGGAACGAGTCCTCGGTCCACGGGGCGCCGTCGGGGGCGTGGACCTGACGGGCATTGAGCCCACGGATGACGTCGGTGAGTTCGTGGCCGTCCTTGGTGAAGACCTCTTCGAGGGTGGCGGCCAGCTTGTACTCGTAGGGGGTGGGTTCGTGCGTACGGGACTGGTGGACGTCCAGGTACGGCCAGGTGGTGGTCACACGTGCCTCCAGGAAAGGGGTTACAGGTCGAGGGCCAGGCGGCCGGAGGCGCAGCGCGAGACGCAGATCATCATCGAGGCGCCCGCGGCCCGTTCGGCGTCGGAGAGCAGGAAGTCGCGGTGGTCGGGCGTGCCGTCGAGCACCCGGGTCTCGCAGGACCCGCAGATCCCGTCACGGCAGGAGCTGGCCACGTCCAGGCCGGCCGCCTCGGCCGCCTCCAGGATCGACGTGTCGGCGCCGACGGTGAGCGTGAGCCCGGAGGTGCGGCACTCGACCTCGAAGCCCTCGTCGTCCGCGGACCGCTCGACGACCGGGGCCGCGAACCGCTCGACGCGCAGCCGGTCCGCCGGGCAGAGGGCCTCGATGGCGGCGAGCAGCGGCTCGGGACCGCAGCAGTAGACGAGCGTCCCGTCCGGCAGCCCGGCGAGAGTGGACGCGAGGTCGATATGACCCTGCTCGTCCTGCGGCACCACCGTCAGGCCGCCGCCCAGCGCGGTGAGTTCGTCGACGAACGCCATCGACGCACGGCTGC encodes the following:
- a CDS encoding recombinase-like helix-turn-helix domain-containing protein, whose product is MTTTWPYLDVHQSRTHEPTPYEYKLAATLEEVFTKDGHELTDVIRGLNARQVHAPDGAPWTEDSFRAEMHRLGA
- a CDS encoding aromatic ring-hydroxylating oxygenase subunit alpha: MTADHIYATGLRNQWHPVVPSSFVAPGAMRKVTALDEQWLLFRRSDGTLSMLADRCPHRGAPLSLGKHLGDRVACWYHGVEVEGDGTVSSVPGLPGCNLEGKKLVRSLPVREVGGAILAYFGDEQHPEPVELTLPEPLTDAGTDAILCYAEWEVPWRYAVENLLDPMHGAFLHHDSHTMYDGDTTAKFRIRETDRGYFFEKTDQRGVNFDWVELCQTGIDWVDLSIPYPPSAGPGGPFGIVGMVCPVDEQRCGVFFWRYRRVEGWQRDTWRFLYKTLIEERHWEVLEQDRVMLEAMPADADQRENLYQHDLGVVRLRRMYRAAAAEQAPA
- a CDS encoding PDR/VanB family oxidoreductase is translated as MTATDETLLDLLVHRMTWEADGVLSVELTHPDGKPLPAWEPGAHLDVHVGGQVRQYSLCSDPRTPASYRIGVLNEPSSRGGSRHVHTKLRPGGRVTVSAPRNHFALEDAPGYVFVAGGIGVTPILAMAREAARRGAAWRMVYGGRSRASMAFVDELTALGGGLTVVPQDEQGHIDLASTLAGLPDGTLVYCCGPEPLLAAIEALCPADRLRVERFAAPVVERSADDEGFEVECRTSGLTLTVGADTSILEAAEAAGLDVASSCRDGICGSCETRVLDGTPDHRDFLLSDAERAAGASMMICVSRCASGRLALDL